The proteins below come from a single Candidatus Binataceae bacterium genomic window:
- the miaA gene encoding tRNA (adenosine(37)-N6)-dimethylallyltransferase MiaA, with translation MNAPVRIRVGFIVGPTGSGKTALALEVAQALGAEIVNADSRLFYCAMDIGTAKPTDDERRRVPHHLIDIRNPDEPLDVAAFGATARERIAEIAGRGNPVLVVGGSGLYLRVLRGGIFAGPPASPEIRARLAAIAAEHGVPHLHESLRAVDAVAANRIHVNDLYRITRALEVYELSGEPISRHQERHAFAQSDFDELTLAIETARELLYENIDRRFDAMVAAGLVDEVRALLSAGYSFDRQPLNSIGYAEIAAYLRGELTLKAAIENAKRESRRLAKRQLTWFRHQPGVVWLDPLRAPGKAREMLAAFFAGRAAPQAALPAS, from the coding sequence ATGAACGCGCCCGTGCGGATTCGGGTCGGGTTTATCGTCGGCCCGACCGGCAGCGGTAAGACCGCGCTCGCGCTCGAAGTTGCACAGGCGCTCGGCGCGGAGATCGTCAACGCCGACTCGCGGCTTTTCTACTGCGCGATGGATATCGGCACCGCCAAGCCGACGGATGACGAGCGCCGCCGCGTGCCGCATCATCTTATAGATATCCGAAATCCCGACGAGCCGCTCGACGTCGCCGCGTTCGGCGCGACGGCGCGCGAGCGCATCGCCGAGATCGCAGGCCGCGGGAATCCGGTGCTTGTCGTTGGCGGCAGCGGACTCTATCTGCGCGTCCTGCGCGGCGGAATTTTCGCAGGACCGCCGGCCTCGCCCGAGATTCGCGCGCGCCTGGCCGCGATCGCGGCCGAGCACGGCGTGCCGCATCTCCATGAAAGTCTGCGCGCCGTCGATGCCGTGGCGGCGAATCGAATCCACGTCAACGATCTCTACCGCATCACGCGCGCGCTCGAAGTGTACGAGCTGAGCGGCGAACCGATCAGCCGCCATCAGGAGCGCCACGCCTTTGCGCAAAGCGACTTCGACGAACTCACGCTCGCGATCGAGACGGCTCGCGAGCTGCTCTACGAGAATATCGACCGCCGATTCGACGCGATGGTCGCGGCCGGGCTGGTCGATGAAGTGCGCGCATTGCTCTCTGCGGGTTACTCATTTGATCGCCAGCCGTTGAATTCAATCGGCTACGCGGAGATCGCGGCGTATCTGCGCGGCGAGCTCACGCTTAAGGCCGCGATCGAAAACGCCAAGCGCGAGTCGCGGCGCCTCGCCAAGCGCCAGCTCACCTGGTTTCGCCACCAGCCCGGCGTGGTCTGGCTTGACCCGCTGCGCGCGCCGGGTAAGGCTCGCGAGATGTTGGCCGCGTTTTTCGCCGGCCGCGCCGCTCCACAAGCGGCGCTGCCTGCGTCATGA
- a CDS encoding acetyl-CoA carboxylase carboxyltransferase subunit alpha, which yields MKGNPNGKKPRAARTERANGAAPAGPSPIERVRLARNPTRPQSLDYFDLLLRDFFEIHGDRRFSDDGAIVAGLAYFGGRPVAVVGQQRGRTTAERIKRNFGSPKPDGYRKAARVYQLAEQFGLPLLTFIDTQGADPGVSAEERGQVEAIAADLELMARLTVPSIACVIGEGGSGGALALGVANRVLMQENACYSVITPEGCAAILWRTASEENVARAASAMKLSAPDLKSLGLIDEIVPEPSGGAHTAPAEAAHLLGAAIARNLAQLSKMKPEQLRRDRDRKFAAMGSSFVTRARVENERPIS from the coding sequence TTGAAGGGAAATCCGAACGGCAAGAAGCCGCGCGCGGCGCGGACCGAGCGCGCGAACGGCGCAGCGCCGGCGGGTCCGTCGCCCATCGAGCGGGTCCGCCTCGCGCGCAATCCGACCCGCCCGCAATCGCTCGACTACTTCGATCTGCTGCTGCGCGACTTCTTCGAAATTCATGGCGACCGCCGCTTCAGCGACGACGGCGCGATCGTCGCCGGACTCGCCTACTTCGGCGGCCGCCCGGTCGCAGTCGTCGGCCAGCAGCGCGGCCGCACCACCGCCGAGCGCATCAAGCGCAACTTCGGCAGTCCCAAGCCCGACGGCTATCGCAAGGCGGCGCGGGTCTATCAGCTCGCCGAGCAATTCGGTCTGCCGCTCCTGACATTTATCGATACCCAAGGCGCCGACCCGGGGGTGAGCGCCGAGGAGCGCGGGCAAGTCGAGGCGATAGCGGCCGACCTCGAGCTGATGGCGCGGCTCACCGTGCCAAGTATCGCGTGCGTGATTGGCGAGGGCGGCTCTGGTGGTGCGCTCGCGCTCGGCGTCGCGAATCGCGTCCTGATGCAGGAGAACGCGTGCTACTCGGTCATCACGCCCGAAGGCTGCGCGGCGATTCTGTGGCGCACGGCGAGCGAAGAGAACGTGGCGCGCGCGGCGAGCGCGATGAAACTGTCGGCGCCCGATCTGAAGAGCCTCGGTCTTATCGACGAGATCGTGCCTGAGCCGTCGGGCGGGGCGCATACCGCGCCAGCCGAAGCGGCGCATCTGCTCGGCGCCGCCATCGCGCGCAATCTCGCACAGCTATCAAAGATGAAGCCCGAGCAGCTTCGCCGCGATCGCGATCGCAAGTTCGCCGCGATGGGCTCCTCGTTCGTGACCCGTGCCCGCGTTGAAAACGAGCGCCCGATCAGTTAG